Proteins encoded in a region of the Rutidosis leptorrhynchoides isolate AG116_Rl617_1_P2 chromosome 9, CSIRO_AGI_Rlap_v1, whole genome shotgun sequence genome:
- the LOC139868247 gene encoding transcription factor HEC1-like, producing MDIEFLKSISEDQTEMMMLMQHEKLPDFTGMYGDDHNPSTEFTDPNMSHFEDPNYSSHTFMNNNNSSTISFTSHTQLQSSGGEMHKRNSMAAMREMIFRIAAMQPIHIDPESVKPPKRRNVKISKDPQSVAARHRRERISERIRILQRLVPGGTKMDTASMLDEAIHYVKFLKDQVKTLEKVGDNRSPPNSTAGIGFPVPMSSGNYVPMGTSTKGYHQSGQNVQHYLGT from the coding sequence ATGGACATTGAGTTTCTAAAGTCTATTTCTGAGGATCAAACCGAGATGATGATGCTTATGCAACACGAAAAACTTCCTGATTTTACTGGTATGTACGGAGATGATCACAACCCATCAACCGAATTTACGGATCCTAACATGTCACATTTTGAAGATCCGAATTATAGTTCACATACATTCATGAACAATAATAACTCATCAACCATATCATTTACTTCTCATACACAATTACAATCCAGTGGTGGCGAAATGCACAAGCGGAATTCAATGGCTGCTATGAGGGAAATGATATTCCGAATAGCAGCCATGCAACCAATTCACATTGACCCTGAATCGGTGAAACCACCAAAAAGAAGGAACGTGAAGATATCGAAAGATCCACAAAGTGTGGCTGCAAGACATCGAAGAGAGAGGATTAGTGAAAGGATTAGGATACTTCAAAGACTTGTACCGGGTGGTACGAAGATGGATACGGCTTCTATGCTCGATGAAGCGATTCATTATGTCAAGTTTTTGAAGGATCAAGTGAAAACACTCGAGAAAGTTGGTGATAATCGATCCCCGCCGAACTCTACAGCTGGGATCGGGTTTCCTGTTCCGATGTCCAGTGGGAATTATGTTCCCATGGGGACATCGACAAAGGGTTATCACCAGTCTGGACAAAATGTCCAACATTATTTAGGTACTTAA